The following is a genomic window from Candidatus Omnitrophota bacterium.
GGCACGTTCATCGCGGCGGCATTGATAACAAAAGGCAATATCCTGTTAAGGAACGGGGTCGCCGAACATCAGGGCGCCTTGATCGACGGGCTAAGGAGTTCCGGCGCGAGGATAGACATGGGCGGCGACGGCATGAGAGTCAAGGGAGCGGTTAATCTGCGGCCCATGAACATAACTACATATCCTTATCCCGGCTTTCCTACCGATATGCAGGCGCAGATGGTTGCGTTAGCATGCGTGACCAGGGGCATAAGCGTGATAACCGACAAGGTCTTCCCGGACAGGTTCATGCATATTGCCGAACTTATGCGTATGGGCGCCAAGATCCAGCGCCAGGGAAATACGGCGGTGGTCGAGGGCTGCAGGCATTTATCGGGAGCGGACGTTATGGCGTCTGATCTAAGGGCGTCCGCCGCTTTGGTGCTCGCGGGCCTGGTCGCCAAAGGCAGGACTACGGTTTTCCGGATCTATCATCTGGACAGAGGATATGATAAATTAGATGGTAGGCTGCGGCAGCTCGGCGCGAGGATAAGCAGGGAGAAACAGTAATGATCCTGATGATCGATAATTATGATTCTTTTACCTATAATCTTGTCCAGTACCTCGGAGAATTGGGGGAGAAACTCAAGGTATTCAGGAATGACAAGATCACGGTCGCCGAGATATCAAGAATGCGCCCCAAAAAGATCGTCATTTCTCCGGGCCCGGGCAGGCCTGAGGACTCCGGCGTGTCCATAGATGTGATCAAGAGACTTGCCGGCAAGATCCCCATACTGGGTGTCTGCCTGGGGCATCAGGCAATAGGTTATGTTTTCGGGGCGAAAGTGATCAAGGCCAAACGGCTGATGCACGGCAAGACCTCAATGATCTATCATGACGCGAAGGGGTTATTTAAAGGGCTGCCCAATCCGTTTGAGGCGACAAGGTATCATTCTCTTATTCTGGAGAAGAAGACGCTGCCTGAATGTTTCAAGATAACCGCCTGGACACGGCAGGATGAGATTATGGGGATCAGGCATAAGGATTTCTCTCTATGGGGCGTGCAGTTTCATCCCGAGTCCATTATGACCAAGAGCGGCAAAAGATTATTAAAGAACTTTATTGGATTATGATAAAAGAAGCGATAGCAAAAGTGATCAAGTGCAGCGACCTTTCGCCGTCAGAGATGGGCTCTGTCATGGAGGAGATAATGACCGGCGCGGCCACTGTCGGCCAGATGGCTTCTTTTCTTACGGCGCTTAGCACCAAAGGAGAGACCATTGACGAGCTCACCGCCGCGGTAAGCGTGATGCGCGGGCATGTAAGAAAGATCAAGGCAAGGAAACGCATGGTCCTTGATACCTGCGGCACAGGCGGCGACAGGAAAGGCACTTTTAATATATCCACCGTTGCCGCGTTTGTGGCGGCAGGGGCGGGCGTTACCGTGGCAAAACACGGCAACCGCTCCGTATCCAGTTCTTGCGGCAGCGCCGACCTTCTTGAAGAACTGGGTATTGATATAAATCTTAAAGAGGCGGACCTGGAAGAATGCCTGAACAGCCTCGGTATTGCCTTTCTTTTCGCGCCAAACCTCCATCCGGCGATGAAATACGCGGCGCCGGTAAGGAAAGAGATAGGCATAAGGACTATTTTTAACCTGTTGGGCCCCCTTACCAATCCCGCCTCAGCCACGCATCAGCTTATAGGCGTTTATGACGCGGGCTGGACAAAGCCGCTTGCCTGTGTTTTGGGCAGGCTGGGGGCGAGGCATGCCCTTGTTGTCCACGGGAAGGACGGACTTGATGAGGTGACCACTGTCTCCGATACGCTGGTTTCCGAATACAGGGGAGGCAGAGTAAGGTCATATAAAATAAACCCGCGGGATTTCGGCATTAAGCGTTCAGAACCAGATGACCTCTGCGGCGGCAGCAGAGAGGTCAATGCCGAGATCGCCATGGATGTGCTTGAAGGCGGCCGCGGGGCTAAGAGGGACATTGTCGTCCTTAACGCCGGATGCGCGATATACGCCGCGGACAAAGCGCGCGGCATTAAGGAAGGCATAAAAATGGCCGAGCGTTCTCTGGATTCAAAAGCGGCATTAAAGAAACTTGAACTGCTCAGGTCGTATTCACCCCGCCCTTTTGGTTCGTTACAATCTGTAAGAAACCCAAAAGGGCGGGGTTCACAGGCGGCGAAGAAATGAAGCAGAATTTCCTGAAAGAGGCCATAGATAGAAAGAAGCAGAAGGTCGCGGAGCTCAAGCAGTCCTTTCCCGAAGAGCAGCTTAAGGAGAAGATCGCGTCTATGGGCGGTACTTTGGGTTTCAGGGAGGCGGTCTCAAAGCCGAAGAAAATAAATCTTATTGCCGAGATCAAAAAGGCGTCTCCTTCCTGCGGGGCGATCAGGCCGGACATCAGCGTCGCGGAAGTCGCCGGGATCTACAAAGACGCGGGCGCGGCAGCCATATCGGTGTTGACTGAAGAGTCGTTCTTTGCCGGCAGTATCGAAGATTTGAGAGTGGTGAGAGAAACAGTTGATATCCCTATCCTGCGCAAGGATTTCATAATAGACCCTTATCAGATCTTTGAGTCGCGCGCGTTCGGCGCGGACGCGGTGCTGCTCATAGCCGGCGCCCTTACCAACGAGGCGATCAAATCAATGACGTCTCTTGCCGGAACGCTGGGGCTTGACTGCCTTGTGGAGGTGCATAATGAAAAAGAGCTGAAGCGCGCGCTCAACCTGAAAGCCCCTCTCATAGGCGTTAATAACAGGGACCTGAATACCCTGGAGGTTGATTTTAAGACCACCGAGAAACTGATCTATCTTATCCCGCGCGACAAGACCATTGTCGTTGAAAGCGGGATCAAAACCCACCAGGACGTCCTCTTTCTTAAAATTCTGGGCATAAACGCCGTGCTTATCGGGGAGGCGCTTATGCGCGCCGAAGATATTTCCGCGGGCGTTAAAGACATAATGGGATGGTAAGGCGCGCGTTCATGATCCTTGCTCTCGTTCTTGTCTCTGCCGAAGGAGGATACGGGCAAGACGAGGCGCAAACAGAGTTTGAGATCGGCAGCTATGAGGATTACCCTGCCGGGACCATAAAATATATTGGCGATGCCAAAGTGTATATCATGTCCGATGAAGAAGGCGTATACGCCTTATCCGCGGAGTGCGAAAGGGGAAGGGGCATAATCGAGAAGCGCAAGGTGGGATTTCTCTGCAGGAAGAACGGCGCCCTGTATAAAGATGACGGCACGGCGTATTATATAGCCGCTAAAGATCTGGAGTGGTATAAAATAGAAGAAGATGAAAAGGGCGGCCTCGTTGTAAATAAGGAGGAGGTCGTGCCCAAGGGAGAAAAATTTAATAAATAAGAATAGGGACAATTGACATAGCTGATTTTATTATCTATAATAAAAATATGATACCGGACAAAACAGGACATTTTGGCGCATTCGGCGGAAAGTTCGTGCCCGAGACCTTGATCTTCGCTCTTGATGAATTGGAAAAGGCGTATGCAAAGGCAAAGAAGGACAAGGCCTTTGCTTCAGAGCTCAAATACTACCTGCGTGACTACGCGGGCAGGCCGACACCGCTTTATTTCGCGGCGAATTTAAGCAGGAAGGCCGGAGCGAAGATCTACCTTAAGCGCGAAGACCTGCTGCACACCGGCGCCCACAAGATAAACAATACCTTAGGGCAGATACTCCTGGCCAGGAGAATGAATAAGCGCAGGATAATCGCGGAGACAGGGGCCGGCCAGCACGGCGTTGCCACGGCTACCGTGTGCGCGCTGTTTGGCATGAAATGCAGGGTCTATATGGGGGAAGAGGACATAGCCAGGCAGCGCTTAAATGTCTTTCGCATGAAATTATTAGGGGCTGAGGTGAGCCGGGTGAAGAGCGGTTCGCGCACTCTTAAAGACGCTACCTCCGAGGCAATACGCGATTGGGTCACCAATGTCAGGGATACTCATTATATAATCGGCTCTGTTGTCGGGCCGCACCCGTATCCGATGATGGTCAGGGATTTTCAGTCAGTGCTTGGCGCTGAGGCAAGGAGGCAGATCATGCGGAAGGAAGGCCGGCTGCCGGATTATCTGCTTGCCTGCGTAGGCGGAGGAAGCAACGCCATGGGCCTGTTCTATAAATTCTTTGCCGACCGGTCTGTTAAATTCATCGGCGTCGAAGGCGCGGGAAAAGGCATCGGCAGCGGGGCGCATTCCGCCTCGCTCCTTGCCGGCACAACAGGCGTGCTGCACGGTTCCAAATCAAGCCTGCTTCAAGACAGGTACGGCCAGATAAAGAACGCCCACTCCATAGCGGCAGGGCTTGACTATCCCGGCACAGGCCCCGAACACGCGTATTATAAATCAACAGGCAGGGCCAGATACGTCGCGGTCGCGGACAGGCAGGCGCTGGAAGGGTTCAAGATGCTTTCTGAATTAGAAGGTATTATTCCCGCGCTTGAATCCGCGCACGCTATATATTACCTTACGAAGATGAAATCGTATTTGAAGAAAAATGACATTGTAATAGTTTGCCTCTCTGGTAGAGGTGATAAGGATATTGATATAATTATGGAGTATACCCCACACTCACGTGTGGGGAATGTCAATCTAAGCATAGCCAGATGATACTACACACGTAAGTGTGTAGAGGGAATGATGACAAATAGAATCGATAGGAAATTTAAGGAACTCAGATCGCAAAAGAAAAGCGCATTCATTGCCTTTATAACCGCCGGCTTCCCCAGTTTAAACGCCACAGAGAAACTAGTGCTGGGGCTTGAGAAGCGCGGCGTGGACATTATCGAGCTGGGAGTGCCGTTTTCTGACCCGCTCGCGGACGGCCCCATAATTCAGGCATCCTCGCTTTATTCTTTAAAAAGAAAGACCAATTTAAGCAAGATACTCTCGTTGGTAAAGAAGATCAGGATGCAGACACAGATACCCATATGCCTGATGACATACGTAAATCCTGTCCTCGCGATGGGAGAAAAGGAATTTCTGCTCCGCGCGAAGCAGAGCGGCGTTGACGGCATAATAGTCCCTGACTTGCCGCCTGAAGAGGCCTCCGGTCTGATAAGGCACGCGAGGAAGCAGGCAGTGCATACCATTTTCTTTCTCTCGCCCACAAGCGGCATCAAAAGGATCAAATATGTAGCGAAGCGTTCCAGAGGATTTATTTATTATGTGTCGCTTACCGGCGTTACCGGAGCCAGGAAGAGCCTGGAAACAGACCTGAAAAGCAGGATCAGGATGATCAAGAGGCATGTAAAATTACCGGTATGCGTGGGATTCGGCGTATCCACGGCTGAGCATGTAAGCCGCGTAAAGGCGTTAGCCGACGGCGTGATCGTAGGCAGCGCGATAATAGATAATATCCGCGCCAACCTGAAAAGGCCCGATATGCTGAGGCGGGCGCTTGATTTCGTAAAGTCAATCAATGTATAACAAGACAACGCTGGATAACGGCATAAGAGTTATTACCTATAATATGCCGGAGATGAACTCCGTATCGTTCGGCATATGGATAAACGCGGGCTCAAGGAATGAAGAGGCGGGCCAGAAAGGCATTGCCCACCTGCTTGAGCATATGGTTTTCAAGGGCTCGCGTAATTATTCCGGCCGCCGGATAAAAGAGTCCCTTGAAGGCGCGGGGGGAGCGTTAAACGCCTCCACTTCGGAAGAGCTCACCTGTTATTTTGTGAAGATACCCGCGGAGTTCCAGCGGCTGGCCGTTCAGATCATATCCGATATGGCGCTTTATCCGCTGATAGAGGAGGCAGAGCTCGCCAAGGAGAAAGGCGTCATAATTGAAGAGATAAAGATGTACAGAGACCTGCCGCAGGTCTTTGTATACGACCTGATGGATTCGCTTCTCTGGCCGGAACACCCGTTAGGCATAAATGTCGCGGGGACCGAGGAGACGGTCGCCGCCATAAACAGGCAGCAGCTATTTGCCTTCAGGGATCAGTTCTATGATCCGGCCAACATTGTTATTACCGCGGCCGGCAGGGTCAACCACGACCCGCTGTTGAAAGAATTGAACGGCATATTTAAGGCCGTTAAGAAGCAAGAGGCGGCCGGGTGCCTGGAGTTCAAGGGCAGGCAGGAAAAGATCCAGGTGAAGATCATGGATAAGCCCACTGAACAGTCGCACCTCGTGATCGGTTTTCACGGATTAAGCCGCGGCGACCCAAAGAGGTATAAGCTTTCATTGCTCAACATAATCTTAGGCGGGAATATGTCCAGCCGCCTCTTCAACGAGGTAAGGGAAGACAGGGGGCTTGCCTATGAGATAGGCAGCGCGGTCAAGAGGTTCAAAGACACTGGCGCCTTTCTTGTGCACGCGGGCATAGACAATAAAAAGGTCACTGAGGCGATAGAGGTAATACTGAAGCAGATATACGGCATTAAGAAAGACCTGGTCAGCGATGATGAATTGAAACGGGCAAAGGATTTTTATATCGGCCAGCTCAAGATGGCTTTAGAAGATACATTGGACCATATGGTATGGTTAGGCGAGCCGGAAGTCACGATGGGCAGGACATTTACGCCGGAAGAAGTATACGCGGAGATCTCCCGCATCAACGCCGCTGACCTGCGCGGCGTGGCAGGGGATATATTTGTGAAAGACGGATTGAATATAGCCCTTATCGGGCCGCTGAAGTCCAGGGAGAAAGAGATCAGTGGATGCGCAGAAAGAACAGGTAGTTAATAAGGGCTCCAGGAGGTCAACGCCCAGCGTATTCGCCTTATTTCTGCCTGAAATAAGGGAGCTGCTGGCAGTCAAGAACTTTCAGGAGCTGAAGAACCTGATCAGGGGCGTGCATTCCATGGATATCGCCGAGGGATGGCGCCTGCTCGAGCCAAATGAGAAACTCCTGATCTTTAAGCTGTTGAGCTTCAAACGGGCTGTGGAGTTGTTTGAAAATCTCAGGTTTGAGGAACAGTCGTTCCTGCTGGATAATCTCGGCAGCGTTGAGATCGCTTCGATCTTGAATGAGATGGCCTCCGATGAAAGGGCGCACTTATTTAAAGACCTCCCCGAGAAGATAATAAAGAAGCTGTTCTCCTTGATGAAGAAGGAGGAGGTTGACGATGTGCGCACCCTGCTTAAGTTTGAAGAAAACACGGCAGGCAGCCTGATGACCACCGAGTTTGTTATCCTTAAGAAGGACTTTACCGCGCGCAAGGCAATACTCAGGGTCCAGGAAAGCCATAAGGCCGGCCAGGCAAAGAATATCTATTCGGTTTACGTGGTTGATGACGAACACCGCCTTATCGGCGGTTTAAGCCTGCAGGACCTTATAACCGCGCCGCCGGATATGCTGCTTAAGGACCTGCTTTCGCACGCCGAATTAATAAAGATAAATGTAAACAGCCCGAAGGAGGATGTCGCCATTCAGTTCTCGCGCTATGACCTCCTTGACGCCCCGGTAGTTAACGACTCAGATCAGCTCGTAGGCATTATTACTATTGACGACGTTGTTGATTTGATACACCGCCAGGCCACCGCCGAGATCTACGAAATAGGCAAGATGGGCCCGGCAGGCGGCAAGGAAATACGCTATGAAACGGCAAGCGTAGGGGAGCTGGTTAAAAGGCGCGCCGGATGGCTGATAGCTCTTTTGATCATAGATTTTATGACCGGGAAAGTTCTTAAGACGTATGAGGGATCGTTGACCGCCGTCGTAGCCCTTACCTTCTTTATTCCGATGCTTCTTGATACCGGAGGCAACGCGGGAAACCAGGCGGCCATAACCATAATCAGGGGTCTGGCAACAGGCGATGTAAATTTTAAGAACGTATGGAAAGTGGCGCGCCTGGAAATAATAGCGGCTTTTATTATGGCGTTGATCGTGGCTTCAGTCGCCTTTGTAAGGGCGGTCATGCTCCAGGGAGACATCATGCTTTCCCTGGTAGTCGGTTCTACCATGGGCCTTATCGTGATACTTGCTATCTTAACCGGGGTCTGTCTCCCTCTGTTCTCAAAGAAAATAGGCCTGGACCCGGCGGTCCTGGCAGGCCCTATCACAACGAGCGTAGTTGATATCGTGGGATTGATAATATATTTCAAGATCGCCCAATTCCTGATCCCCGCGTTAAACTGAATCAGAGGCTGTTTTCTATGGAGAACTTTTTTACTTTACCGGCAATATTCACCGTCCTCGCCGTTCTTGTCATTCTTTCCGCTTTCTTTTCTTTATCGGAGACCTCCGTTATCGCCCTGAGCAAGATCAAATTGAGGCATATGGTGGAAAGGGGCGTAAGGCGCGCCAGGAGCGTACAGCGGCTGGTGACGAAATTAGACAGGTTTATCGCGGCGATCCTCATAAGCAACAATTTTGTGAATATAGCGATCTCCGCGATCGTGACCGCGGTCTTTATCGGCGTCTTCGGGCCGCGCAAAGGCGTTGTCGCCGCCACGTTTCTCTCCTCGCTGCTCATCCTTGTGTTTTGCGATATGATACCCAAGCTTATCGCCGTAAGGTTTCCCGATAAGATGGCGTTATTGACCTCTTATATTATGGAGGGGCTGATAGTAGTCCTTAATCCGTTGGTAACTTTGTTCACGGGTTTCAGTTCGTTTGTGCTTAAGTGTTTCGGCGTCGAACCGGGAAAACGCAAGCCCCTGATCTCGGAAGAGGAATTGCGGGTTATGATCGAGGTGGGCAAGGAAGAAGGGGTGGTAAGCGATGAGGAAAGAAAGATGCTGCACCGCATATTTGAATTCGGAGACACCATGGTAAGCGAGGTGATGGTGCCGAAGGAAAAAATGGCGGCTATGGATATAAGCAAGGGGGCGGAGGGCCTGCTTACCATACTTACCGAAGAGGGTTATTCCCGCATTCCGGTTTACAGGGACTCAATAGACAATATACTCGGAGTGATATATGCCAGGGATATCCTGTATATCTATTATAACAAAGGGCTGATAGTAGTAGAGGATATTTTGCATCAGCCGTTGTTTGTGCCGCCCGCCAAACGCGTTAATGAACTGTTGAGCGAATTTCAGACCAAAAAGGTGCAGATCGCCATAATCAAGGATGATAAAGGCATAACGCTGGGGCTGGTTACGCTTGAGGATCTGCTGGAAGAGATAGTAGGCGAGATAGAAGAGGAAAAACACAGGTGAAGGCCGTTTCTGTCACGTTGTAATCCGCGTTCATCCGTGTTACAATAAATCCAGGAGGAATACCATAGATTCGCGAAAGAAGGCCCTGCTGATAGCTCATCTCGCGCTTGATAAAAAGGCGGAGGATCTGCATGTCCTTGATATGAGGGGGGTAGCAAATTTCTGCGACTATTTTGTCCTGGCAAGCGGCTCATCCACGCGCCAGGTAAAGGCGATCGCGGAAAACATAGGCGAGGGGCTTCAAAACAGCGGCGAAAAGGACTTCTCCATAGAGGGGCTATCGGAGAGCCTTTGGGTGCTGATTGACTCCAGGGATGTGATCGTCCATATATTCTACGCGCCGCTTCGCGGGTACTACGCCCTTGAAAAGTTATGGGCGGACGCGAAAAGGGTAAGGGTAAGCAAGAGATGAGAGACCTTTATGAACTGATACGGCTGGTTAATTCAACCCATGACCTTAACAGGGTATTGAATATAATAACCCGCAAGGTTTCAAATATGGTGGATGCTAAGGTGTGCAGCCTGCGGCTTCTTGACCGCGACAAAAAAGAATTGATACTGCGCTCTTATCACGGCCCATACAGAAGGTCGCATCTTTCCAAGGGTAATCTCAAGATGGGTGAGTCCATATCCGGCAGGGCGATCAAGGAAAAGAAGGCGTATATCATAGCCGACCTTTACAAGGATTCGCTTTATAAGTCCCCGGAGATCGCCAGGCACGAGGGGGTGCGCTCCCTCTTAACGGTCCCCCTTCTTGACAGGGGAAAGGCGCTCGGCGTCTTGAGCGTATATTCCGATAAGCCGAACAGGTACCACATGGATGACCTGCACCTGCTTTCAATAGTGGCATCCCAGGTTGCCGTTGCCATATCAAACGCCCGGCTCTTTCAGGAGATCGAGTCCAACTATATTAATACCGTAAAGGTGCTGGTGAATACGATAGACGCCAAGGATAGCTATATCTACGGCCATTCCGAGAAAGTGGCGATACACTCTTTTGCCATAGCCAGAGAGCTGGACCTGAGCCCGGAGGAAAGGCAGGCGGTAAGGACCGCCGGTTTTCTGCATGATATGGGAAAGATCTCCGTTGACAGCGCCATACTCAGAAAGAAAGGTTTCCTAAATGACGATGAGTGGCACGAGATAGAGAAGCATCCGGAGATAGGCGCGCGCATAATAAGCCAGATCCCCAACCTTAATCACCTGGCGCCGCTGGTGCTGCATCATCATGCCAGGTTTGGAGGCGGAGGCTACCCGGATAAAAACTTGAAAGGCGCGGATATCCCCATAGGCGCGCGCATAATATCTGTAGCAGACGCTTACGAAGCCATGGTTTCCGCCAGGCCATACCGCGGCGCCCTTGAACACAGGATCGTCGTAGAAGAACTCAGAAGCCGTTCCAACAGCCAGTTTGATCCTCATATCGTCCACACCTTTCTAAAAGTACTTAAGAAAGATCAGGAACCGCAGGAAGTGAGCATTGTATAGGGATGCGTAAGGACATCAAGGCAGTTATAGCCTCGAGCTTGAAGGAATCACTTCGGATCTTTCAAATCCCTCCCGAGAGGATCCGGTCTCTTTCCATACAGTTAGACATACCGAAGGATGAAAGCTTCGGGGATATTTCGTCTAACCTTGCGATGCAGCTCAGCAAGGACTTGAAACAGCAGGCGCGCTCCATAGCCGATTCGCTCGTAGAGCATCTGAAGCGCGATCAGCGCCTTATGCCGCCGAAAGGCCTTGTTAAGGATATAAAGGCGCAAGACCCCGGATTTATCAATTTTTATTTAAGCGACGAATACTTCTATGGAAGGCTCCGCGACGCGCTCATCCTGTCCGGGCGTTTCGGCTCTTCTAAGTCAGGAAGGGGCAAAAAAGCGCTTATTGAGTTTGTGAGCGCCAATCCCACAGGGCCTTTGTCTGTGGCCCACGCCCGGCAGGCGGCAGTAGGCGATTCACTTGCCTCCATACTTGAATTTCTGGGTTTCAGGGTGACCAGGGAGTATTACCTGAACGATAAGGGCAATCAGATCAATATACTGGGAAGGTCGGTAATGCTGCGCGCGCGTGAACTTAAAGGAGAGAGCGTCGCCTTTCCCGAAGATCATTATCAGGGGGATTACATACGGGATATCGCTAAAGAGGTCATCGGTTTGGGCAGGGAAAATGAAGGCGAGAAGTGGTTTTGCGATTACGCCGTAGAATATTTGATGGGTATTATAGGGGCTGAGTTGAGGGATTTCGGCACTGGGTTTGACGTATGGTATTCGCAGGCGGCCCTGGAGAGATCGGGAAAGATCGAAAAGGCGATAGGGCATCTGAAGAAAAAGGGCTGCGTATATGAAAATGAAGGCGCCGTGTGGTTTCGGTCTACCTCCTTCGGTGACGACAAAGACAGGGTGATCATAAAATCCGACGGCTCTTACACCTATATTACCCCCGATATCGCCTATCATGAGGATAAATTCAGGCGCGGCTTTGACTGGCTTATAAACCTCTGGGGCCCCGACCATCACGGATATATCGGCAGGATCAAGGCGGCGGTCGCCGCCCTGGGTAAGAATAAGGAAGCCCTTTCCCTGATCATCGTTCAACTTGCCAGCATATTCCGCGACGGCAAGCAGTTATTGATGTCCACGAGAAAGGGCCAGTATATAACGCTGCGGCAGGTCCTTGATGAAGTCGGCAGGGACGCCTCCAGGTTCTTCTTTCTTATGCGCAGGACATCAAGCCACCTTGATTTTGATATTGACCTTGCCAAAAAACATAGCCAGGAAAACCCGGTTTTTTATGTGCAGTACGCCCACGCCAGGATAAGCAGTATATTGAAAAACGCGCGGGCGGGTTTTAACCTTAAGCGGGCGGATCTAAAGCTGCTTAAGCAAAAAGAAGAACTGTTTTTAATGAGGGCCATCAGCCGGTTCCCTTACGTGCTCGAGGTCTGCCTTAGCAGCCTTGACCCGTTTTTTGTGACGGAATATTTGAAGAGGATGGCGGAGGCATTTCATAAATTCTACGATAACCACCGGGTGCTTGGCGATGATAAGCGGCTGACAGAGGCGCGGCTGGCTCTGATAAAGGCGGCGCAGATAGTGTTGTCCAACGGGTTCCGGCTTTTAGGCATAAGCGCTCCGGAGAAGATGTAGTTATGCATAAGAATTGGATCTTTAGAAAAGGCGACAGCCGTATTCAGGAACATCTGGTTAAAGAGTTAAAGATATCCGCGCTGCTCGCGCGGTTATTGGTTAACCGCGGCATAAAACAGCCGCGGGACGCGCTTAAGTTCCTCAAGCCCGGCATCTCGGATCTATTAGACCCTTTGGATCTGCCGGATATGGAGAAGGCGGTAAAGCGCGTAAGAAAAGCGCTGAAAGATAAACAGCCGATCCTCATCTGCGGGGATTACGATGTTGACGGCATAACCGGCTGCGTGCTGCTTCACAAAGTGCTTGGCCGTATGGGCGGCCTGGCAGATATACATCTGCCCCACAGGATCAAGGACGGCTACGGCATAAGCAGGGACGCCGTTAAAATAGCCGTGAAGAAGAAGGCGCTGGCAATAAGCGTTGATTGCGGCATATCTGATTTTGAGGAAGTGGATGAGTTAAGAAAGAGCGGCATAGATACGATAATAATAGACCATCATACGCCTCATAACGGCAGATTGCCCACGGCCTTTGCCATTATCAACCCGAAACTGGAAACCTCCTCATACGGGTTTAAGGACCTTGCCGGAGTAGGCGTTGTCTTGAAAGTCGCGCAGGCGCTTACCGCGGATACCCTTGAGGCGGACCTGGACATAGTGGCCCTGGGAACGGTCGCGGATGTCGTGCCGTTACTTGGCGAAAACAGGATCATAGTGAAAGAGGGCCTGGCCAGATTGAATGCCACGCGGCATAACGGGCTGAAGGCGCTTATAGATGTTTCAGGCATAAAAGGCAAGGAGATATCGGTCGGCTATATAAGTTACATATTGGGCCCGAGGATAAACGCGGGCGGCAGGATGGGCGATGCCGGCGCCCCCCTGAAACTCTTGTTGAGCGATGATTATGATGAGGCAAAGTTGTTGGCAAACAGCCTGAATACGCATAACAGGAACCGGCAGAATATTGAAGAAAAGATCATGAACGAGGCGGTCTCCCGCATTGAATCAGGCGAGATGGATTTTAAAAATCATTATGTGATCGTTCTCGGCGGCGATAGTTGGCACAGGGGGGTGCTGGGGATCATCGCTTCCAAGATCGCGGACAGGTATTACAGGCCCGTTATCATAATCTCTTTTGAAGACGGCGTGGGAAAGGGCTCCTGCCGTTCCATAAGAAGCTTCCACATACTTGAGGCGCTGAGCCGCTGCCGGAAGCATCTGCAGGATTTCGGCGGGCACAAGTGCGCCGCGGGTATCACGGTCTTAGAGAGAGATCTGGATAATTTCCGGGAGAGTGTCAATGCCGCTGCCAGGGATATGCTTAAGCCGAGCGACCTTATACCTTCTATAGAGATCGATGCCGAGGTCAGGCTCGCGGATCTAAACCATGGCCTGCTTGATAGTATAAATGAGCTTTCGCCTTTTGGCTGTGATAACCCTGAGCCGTTATTTTCAACCCGTAACCTGAGTTTAAAGGGTCTGCCTCAGGTGATGGGCAGGGGTACGCTCAAGATGTGGGTAACCGACGGCAATACAACTTATCAGGCCGTGGGCTTCGCGATGGCGTCGCTTAAGGATTACATAAGTTCGCTTTCGTCATTTGACGCCGCGTTCA
Proteins encoded in this region:
- the argS gene encoding arginine--tRNA ligase, encoding MRKDIKAVIASSLKESLRIFQIPPERIRSLSIQLDIPKDESFGDISSNLAMQLSKDLKQQARSIADSLVEHLKRDQRLMPPKGLVKDIKAQDPGFINFYLSDEYFYGRLRDALILSGRFGSSKSGRGKKALIEFVSANPTGPLSVAHARQAAVGDSLASILEFLGFRVTREYYLNDKGNQINILGRSVMLRARELKGESVAFPEDHYQGDYIRDIAKEVIGLGRENEGEKWFCDYAVEYLMGIIGAELRDFGTGFDVWYSQAALERSGKIEKAIGHLKKKGCVYENEGAVWFRSTSFGDDKDRVIIKSDGSYTYITPDIAYHEDKFRRGFDWLINLWGPDHHGYIGRIKAAVAALGKNKEALSLIIVQLASIFRDGKQLLMSTRKGQYITLRQVLDEVGRDASRFFFLMRRTSSHLDFDIDLAKKHSQENPVFYVQYAHARISSILKNARAGFNLKRADLKLLKQKEELFLMRAISRFPYVLEVCLSSLDPFFVTEYLKRMAEAFHKFYDNHRVLGDDKRLTEARLALIKAAQIVLSNGFRLLGISAPEKM
- the recJ gene encoding single-stranded-DNA-specific exonuclease RecJ → MHKNWIFRKGDSRIQEHLVKELKISALLARLLVNRGIKQPRDALKFLKPGISDLLDPLDLPDMEKAVKRVRKALKDKQPILICGDYDVDGITGCVLLHKVLGRMGGLADIHLPHRIKDGYGISRDAVKIAVKKKALAISVDCGISDFEEVDELRKSGIDTIIIDHHTPHNGRLPTAFAIINPKLETSSYGFKDLAGVGVVLKVAQALTADTLEADLDIVALGTVADVVPLLGENRIIVKEGLARLNATRHNGLKALIDVSGIKGKEISVGYISYILGPRINAGGRMGDAGAPLKLLLSDDYDEAKLLANSLNTHNRNRQNIEEKIMNEAVSRIESGEMDFKNHYVIVLGGDSWHRGVLGIIASKIADRYYRPVIIISFEDGVGKGSCRSIRSFHILEALSRCRKHLQDFGGHKCAAGITVLERDLDNFRESVNAAARDMLKPSDLIPSIEIDAEVRLADLNHGLLDSINELSPFGCDNPEPLFSTRNLSLKGLPQVMGRGTLKMWVTDGNTTYQAVGFAMASLKDYISSLSSFDAAFKVSADTWEGRNDLQLEIEDIRPSEPSLL